The following coding sequences lie in one Hippopotamus amphibius kiboko isolate mHipAmp2 chromosome 17, mHipAmp2.hap2, whole genome shotgun sequence genomic window:
- the CAMTA2 gene encoding calmodulin-binding transcription activator 2 isoform X5 — MAAAAVTRGTPGDSPSPRPLRPGVTLPPGALTMNTKDTTEVAENSHHLKIFLPKKLLECLPRCPLLPPERLRWNTNEEIASYLITFEKHDEWLSCAPKTRPQNGSIILYNRKKVKYRKDGYLWKKRKDGKTTREDHMKLKVQGMEPVSWQCLYGCYVHSSIVPTFHRRCYWLLQNPDIVLVHYLNVPALEDCGKGCSPIFCSISSDRREWLKWSREELLGQLKPMFHGIKWSCGNGTEEFSVEHLVQQILDTHPTKPAPRTHACLCSGGLEPAAALEPQAAARDPPPQSGAGGRRGNCFFIQDDDSGEELKAPGAAAPVPSPPPSPPPSPAPLEPSGRVGRGEALFGGASGASELEPFSLSSFPDLMGELISDEAPSGPAPAPQLSPALSTITDFSPEWSYPEGGVKVLITGPWTEAAEHYSCVFDHIAVPASLVQPGVLRCYCPAHEVGLVSLQVAGREGPLSASVLFEYRARRFLSLPSTQLDWLSLDDNQFRMSILERLEQMEKRMAEIAAAGQAPCQGPDTPPIQDEGQGPGFEARVVVLVESMIPRSTWRGPERLAHGSPFRGMSLLHLAAAQGYARLIETLSQWRSVETGSLDLEQEVDPLNVDHFSCTPLMWACALGHLEAAVLLFRWNRQALSIPDSLGRLPLSVAHSRGHVRLARCLEELQRQEASAEPPLALSPPSSSPDTGLSSVSSPSELSDATFSVTSAYSSAPDGSPPPAPLPASEMTMEMVPGQLSSGAPEAPLFLMDYEATNPTGPPPSPPPLPPAPDGGAAPEEADSPPAVDVIPVDMISLAKQIIEATPERIKREDFVGLPEAGAPMRERTGAMGLSETMSWLASYLENVDHFPSSAPPSELPFERGRPAVPPAPSWAEFLSASASGKMESDFALLTLSDHEQRELYEAARVIQTAFRKYKGRRLKEQQEVAAAVIQRCYRKYKQFALYKKMTQAAILIQSKFRSYYEQKRFQQSRRAAVLIQQHYRSYRRRPGPPHRPTGTLPARNKGSFLTKKQDQAARKIMRFLRRCRHRMRELKQNQELEGLPQPGLAT, encoded by the exons ATGGCCGCTGCCGCCGTCACCCGCGGGACCCCGGGAG actccccctccccccggcctCTCAGGCCGGGGGTGACCTTGCCCCCTGGAGCCCTCACCATGAATACCAAGGACACCACCGAGGTTGCTG AGAACAGCCACCACCTGAAGATCTTTCTCCCCAAGAAGCTGCTGGAGTGTCTTCCTCGCTGTCCGCTACTGCCTCCAGAGCGGCTACGGTGGAACACAAATGAG GAGATTGCATCCTACTTGATCACTTTTGAGAAGCATGATGAGTGGCTATCCTGTGCCCCCAAGACAAG GCCTCAGAATGGCTCCATTATCCTCTACAACCGCAAGAAGGTGAAATATCGGAAAGATGGTTACCTCTGGAAGAAGCGGAAGGATGGGAAGACCACCCGAGAGGACCACATGAAGCTGAAGGTCCAGGGCATGGAG cctgtctCCTGGCAGTGTCTCTATGGCTGCTACGTTCACTCTTCCATCGTCCCCACATTCCATCGGCGCTGCTACTGGCTGCTCCAG AACCCTGACATCGTCCTTGTGCACTACCTGAACGTCCCAGCCCTGGAGGATTGTGGAAAGGGCTGCAGCCCCATCTTTTGTTCCATCAGCAGCGACCGTCGAGAGTGGCTAAAGTGGTCCCGGGAGGAGCTGTTGGGACAGCTGAAGCCCATGT TTCATGGCATCAAGTGGAGCTGTGGGAACGGGACAGAGGAGTTCTCTGTAGAACACCTGGTGCAGCAGATCCTGGATACCCACCCGACCAAGCCTGCACCCCGAACCCATGCGTGTCTCTGCAGTGGGGGCCTTG AGCCCGCTGCTGCCCTGGAGCCCCAGGCGGCGGCTCGGGATCCCCCTCCACAGTCCGGAGCAGGTGGGAGAAGAGGAAACTGCTTCTTCATTCAAGATGATGACAGTGGGGAGGAGCTCAAGGCCCCGGGGGCTGCTGCACCTGTACCTTCACCGcctccttcacccccaccctcacctgccCCCTTGGAGCCATCGGGCAGAGTAGGAAGAGGGGAGGCCTTGTTTGGAGGAGCTAGTGGGGCCAGTGAACTGGAGCccttcagtctttcatcattccCTGACCTCATGGGAGAACTCATCAGTGACGAAGCTCCGAgcggccccgccccagccccccagcTCTCTCCTGCTCTTAGCACCATCACAGACTTCTCCCCAGAGTGGTCCTACCCGGAG GGTGGGGTCAAGGTGCTCATCACAGGACCTTGGACAGAGGCCGCCGAGCATTACTCCTGCGTCTTTGATCACATCGCAGTGCCAGCCTCACTTGTCCAGCCTGGTGTCTTACGCTGCTACTGTCCCG CCCATGAGGTCGGGCTGGTGTCTTTGCAGGTGGCAGGGCGAGAGGGGCCCCTTTCTGCTTCTGTGCTCTTTGAGTATCGAGCCCGCCGATTCCTGTCACTGCCTAGTACTCAGCTTGACTGGCTGTCACTGGACG ACAACCAGTTCCGGATGTCCATCCTGGAGCGACTGGAGCAGATGGAGAAGCGGATGGCAGAGATAGCAGCAGCTGGGCAGGCCCCCTGCCAGGGTCCTGACACCCCTCCAATCCAG GATGAAGGCCAGGGTCCCGGGTTCGAGGCACGGGTGGTGGTCTTGGTAGAGAGCATGATCCCACGCTCCACCTGGAGGGGTCCGGAACGTCTGGCCCATGGAAGCCCCTTCCGGGGCATGAGCCTTCTGCACCTGGCCGCTGCCCAGGGCTACGCCCGCCTCATCGAGACCCTGAGCCAGTGGCG GAGCGTGGAGACCGGAAGCTTGGACTTAGAGCAAGAGGTTGACCCACTCAACGTGGACCATTTCTCTTGCACCCCTCTG ATGTGGGCTTGTGCCCTGGGCCACCTGGAGGCTGCCGTGCTCCTTTTCCGTTGGAACAGACAGGCGCTGAGCATTCCCGACTCTCTAGGCCGCCTGCCTCTCTCCGTGGCTCATTCCCGGGGTCACGTGCGCCTCGCCCGCTGCCTTGAGGAACTGCAGAGACAGGAAGCTTCAGCTGAGCCCCCACTTGCCCTGTcgcccccctcctccagcccagacACTG GTCTGAGCAGTGTCTCCTCGCCTTCGGAGCTATCAGATGCCACTTTCTCTGTCACGTCAGCCTATTCTAGTGCCCCGGATGGGAgtcctccccctgctcctctgCCAGCCTCTGAGATGACTATGGAGATGGTCCCAGGCCAGCTCTCCTCTGGTGCCCCAGAGGCCCCCCTATTCCTCATGGACTATGAAGCAACCAACCCCACAGggcccccaccctcaccacctcctctcccaccagCCCCAGATGGTGGGGCTGCTCCAGAGGAAGCTGACAGCCCGCCAGCTGTGGATGTGATCCCG GTGGACATGATCTCACTGGCCAAGCAGATCATCGAAGCCACACCAGAGCGGATTAAACGAGAAGACTTCGTTGGGCTGCCTGAGGCTGGAGCCCCCATGCGGGAGCGGACAGGGGCCATGGGGCTCAGCGAGACCATGTCCTGGCTGGCCAGCTACCTGGAGAATGTGGACCATTTCCCCAGCTCAGCCCCTCCCAG CGAACTGCCCTTTGAGCGGGGTCGCCCGGCTGTCCCTCCAGCACCTTCCTGGGCAGAGTTTCTCTCTGCATCTGCCAGTGGCAAGATGGAGAGCGATTTTGCCCTGCTGACCCTATCAGATCATGAGCAGCGGGAACTGTACGAGGCAGCCCGAGTCATCCAGACAGCCTTCCGAAAGTACAAG GGCCGGCGGCTGAAGGAGCAGCAGGAGGTAGCAGCAGCTGTGATCCAGCGCTGTTACCGGAAGTACAAGCAG ttCGCACTCTATAAGAAGATGACCCAGGCGGCCATCCTGATCCAGAGCAAGTTCCGAAGCTATTATGAACAGAAGCGGTTTCAGCAGAGCCGCCGGGCGGCGGTGCTCATCCAGCAGCACTACCGCTCCTACCGCCGCCGGCCTGGGCCTCCCCACCGGCCCACGGGCACTCTGCCTGCCCGCAATAA AGGCTCCTTTCTCACCAAGAAGCAGGACCAGGCAGCCCGGAAGATCATGAGATTCCTGCGGCGCTGCCGACACAG GATGAGGGAATTGAAGCAGAACCAGGAGCTGGAAGGGCTTCCCCAACCCGGACTGGCCACCTGA
- the CAMTA2 gene encoding calmodulin-binding transcription activator 2 isoform X1, with amino-acid sequence MAAAAVTRGTPGDSPSPRPLRPGVTLPPGALTMNTKDTTEVAENSHHLKIFLPKKLLECLPRCPLLPPERLRWNTNEEIASYLITFEKHDEWLSCAPKTRPQNGSIILYNRKKVKYRKDGYLWKKRKDGKTTREDHMKLKVQGMEPVSWQCLYGCYVHSSIVPTFHRRCYWLLQNPDIVLVHYLNVPALEDCGKGCSPIFCSISSDRREWLKWSREELLGQLKPMFHGIKWSCGNGTEEFSVEHLVQQILDTHPTKPAPRTHACLCSGGLGSGSLTHKCSSTKHRIISPKVEPRALTLTSVSHPHPPEPPPLIAPIPPELPKAHTSPSSSSSSSSSSGFAEPLEIRPSPPTSRGGSSRGGTAILLLTGLEQRTGGLTPTRHLAPQADPRPSMSLAVVVGSEPSAPAAPPSPAFDPDRFLNSPQRGQTYGGGQGVSPDFPEAEAAHTPCPALEPAAALEPQAAARDPPPQSGAGGRRGNCFFIQDDDSGEELKAPGAAAPVPSPPPSPPPSPAPLEPSGRVGRGEALFGGASGASELEPFSLSSFPDLMGELISDEAPSGPAPAPQLSPALSTITDFSPEWSYPEGGVKVLITGPWTEAAEHYSCVFDHIAVPASLVQPGVLRCYCPAHEVGLVSLQVAGREGPLSASVLFEYRARRFLSLPSTQLDWLSLDDNQFRMSILERLEQMEKRMAEIAAAGQAPCQGPDTPPIQDEGQGPGFEARVVVLVESMIPRSTWRGPERLAHGSPFRGMSLLHLAAAQGYARLIETLSQWRSVETGSLDLEQEVDPLNVDHFSCTPLMWACALGHLEAAVLLFRWNRQALSIPDSLGRLPLSVAHSRGHVRLARCLEELQRQEASAEPPLALSPPSSSPDTGLSSVSSPSELSDATFSVTSAYSSAPDGSPPPAPLPASEMTMEMVPGQLSSGAPEAPLFLMDYEATNPTGPPPSPPPLPPAPDGGAAPEEADSPPAVDVIPVDMISLAKQIIEATPERIKREDFVGLPEAGAPMRERTGAMGLSETMSWLASYLENVDHFPSSAPPSELPFERGRPAVPPAPSWAEFLSASASGKMESDFALLTLSDHEQRELYEAARVIQTAFRKYKGRRLKEQQEVAAAVIQRCYRKYKQFALYKKMTQAAILIQSKFRSYYEQKRFQQSRRAAVLIQQHYRSYRRRPGPPHRPTGTLPARNKGSFLTKKQDQAARKIMRFLRRCRHRMRELKQNQELEGLPQPGLAT; translated from the exons ATGGCCGCTGCCGCCGTCACCCGCGGGACCCCGGGAG actccccctccccccggcctCTCAGGCCGGGGGTGACCTTGCCCCCTGGAGCCCTCACCATGAATACCAAGGACACCACCGAGGTTGCTG AGAACAGCCACCACCTGAAGATCTTTCTCCCCAAGAAGCTGCTGGAGTGTCTTCCTCGCTGTCCGCTACTGCCTCCAGAGCGGCTACGGTGGAACACAAATGAG GAGATTGCATCCTACTTGATCACTTTTGAGAAGCATGATGAGTGGCTATCCTGTGCCCCCAAGACAAG GCCTCAGAATGGCTCCATTATCCTCTACAACCGCAAGAAGGTGAAATATCGGAAAGATGGTTACCTCTGGAAGAAGCGGAAGGATGGGAAGACCACCCGAGAGGACCACATGAAGCTGAAGGTCCAGGGCATGGAG cctgtctCCTGGCAGTGTCTCTATGGCTGCTACGTTCACTCTTCCATCGTCCCCACATTCCATCGGCGCTGCTACTGGCTGCTCCAG AACCCTGACATCGTCCTTGTGCACTACCTGAACGTCCCAGCCCTGGAGGATTGTGGAAAGGGCTGCAGCCCCATCTTTTGTTCCATCAGCAGCGACCGTCGAGAGTGGCTAAAGTGGTCCCGGGAGGAGCTGTTGGGACAGCTGAAGCCCATGT TTCATGGCATCAAGTGGAGCTGTGGGAACGGGACAGAGGAGTTCTCTGTAGAACACCTGGTGCAGCAGATCCTGGATACCCACCCGACCAAGCCTGCACCCCGAACCCATGCGTGTCTCTGCAGTGGGGGCCTTG GTTCTGGGAGCCTTACCCACAAATGCAGCAGCACGAAACACCGCATCATCTCTCCCAAAGTGGAGCCCCGAGCTTTAACCCTGACTTCTgtctcccatccccatccccccgAGCCACCTCCACTGATAGCCCCAATCCCCCCAGAGCTCCCCAAGGCACATACCTCcccatcttcttcctcctcttcctcctcttcctctggcttTGCAGAACCCCTAGAGATTAGACCTAGCCCTCCCACCTCCCGAGGGGGTTCTTCGAGAGGAGGCACCGCTATCCTCCTGCTGACGGGACTGGAGCAGCGAACTGGGGGCTTGACGCCCACCAGGCACTTGGCTCCCCAGGCTGATCCTAGGCCTTCCATGAGCTTGGCTGTGGTTGTAGGCTCTGAGCCCTCTGCTCCAGcagctcctcccagccctgcctttgACCCTGATCGTTTTCTCAACAGCCCACAGAGGGGCCAGACAtatggaggggggcagggggtaaGCCCAGACTTCCCCGAGGCAGAGGCCGCCCATACCCCTTGTCCGGCCCTAGAGCCCGCTGCTGCCCTGGAGCCCCAGGCGGCGGCTCGGGATCCCCCTCCACAGTCCGGAGCAGGTGGGAGAAGAGGAAACTGCTTCTTCATTCAAGATGATGACAGTGGGGAGGAGCTCAAGGCCCCGGGGGCTGCTGCACCTGTACCTTCACCGcctccttcacccccaccctcacctgccCCCTTGGAGCCATCGGGCAGAGTAGGAAGAGGGGAGGCCTTGTTTGGAGGAGCTAGTGGGGCCAGTGAACTGGAGCccttcagtctttcatcattccCTGACCTCATGGGAGAACTCATCAGTGACGAAGCTCCGAgcggccccgccccagccccccagcTCTCTCCTGCTCTTAGCACCATCACAGACTTCTCCCCAGAGTGGTCCTACCCGGAG GGTGGGGTCAAGGTGCTCATCACAGGACCTTGGACAGAGGCCGCCGAGCATTACTCCTGCGTCTTTGATCACATCGCAGTGCCAGCCTCACTTGTCCAGCCTGGTGTCTTACGCTGCTACTGTCCCG CCCATGAGGTCGGGCTGGTGTCTTTGCAGGTGGCAGGGCGAGAGGGGCCCCTTTCTGCTTCTGTGCTCTTTGAGTATCGAGCCCGCCGATTCCTGTCACTGCCTAGTACTCAGCTTGACTGGCTGTCACTGGACG ACAACCAGTTCCGGATGTCCATCCTGGAGCGACTGGAGCAGATGGAGAAGCGGATGGCAGAGATAGCAGCAGCTGGGCAGGCCCCCTGCCAGGGTCCTGACACCCCTCCAATCCAG GATGAAGGCCAGGGTCCCGGGTTCGAGGCACGGGTGGTGGTCTTGGTAGAGAGCATGATCCCACGCTCCACCTGGAGGGGTCCGGAACGTCTGGCCCATGGAAGCCCCTTCCGGGGCATGAGCCTTCTGCACCTGGCCGCTGCCCAGGGCTACGCCCGCCTCATCGAGACCCTGAGCCAGTGGCG GAGCGTGGAGACCGGAAGCTTGGACTTAGAGCAAGAGGTTGACCCACTCAACGTGGACCATTTCTCTTGCACCCCTCTG ATGTGGGCTTGTGCCCTGGGCCACCTGGAGGCTGCCGTGCTCCTTTTCCGTTGGAACAGACAGGCGCTGAGCATTCCCGACTCTCTAGGCCGCCTGCCTCTCTCCGTGGCTCATTCCCGGGGTCACGTGCGCCTCGCCCGCTGCCTTGAGGAACTGCAGAGACAGGAAGCTTCAGCTGAGCCCCCACTTGCCCTGTcgcccccctcctccagcccagacACTG GTCTGAGCAGTGTCTCCTCGCCTTCGGAGCTATCAGATGCCACTTTCTCTGTCACGTCAGCCTATTCTAGTGCCCCGGATGGGAgtcctccccctgctcctctgCCAGCCTCTGAGATGACTATGGAGATGGTCCCAGGCCAGCTCTCCTCTGGTGCCCCAGAGGCCCCCCTATTCCTCATGGACTATGAAGCAACCAACCCCACAGggcccccaccctcaccacctcctctcccaccagCCCCAGATGGTGGGGCTGCTCCAGAGGAAGCTGACAGCCCGCCAGCTGTGGATGTGATCCCG GTGGACATGATCTCACTGGCCAAGCAGATCATCGAAGCCACACCAGAGCGGATTAAACGAGAAGACTTCGTTGGGCTGCCTGAGGCTGGAGCCCCCATGCGGGAGCGGACAGGGGCCATGGGGCTCAGCGAGACCATGTCCTGGCTGGCCAGCTACCTGGAGAATGTGGACCATTTCCCCAGCTCAGCCCCTCCCAG CGAACTGCCCTTTGAGCGGGGTCGCCCGGCTGTCCCTCCAGCACCTTCCTGGGCAGAGTTTCTCTCTGCATCTGCCAGTGGCAAGATGGAGAGCGATTTTGCCCTGCTGACCCTATCAGATCATGAGCAGCGGGAACTGTACGAGGCAGCCCGAGTCATCCAGACAGCCTTCCGAAAGTACAAG GGCCGGCGGCTGAAGGAGCAGCAGGAGGTAGCAGCAGCTGTGATCCAGCGCTGTTACCGGAAGTACAAGCAG ttCGCACTCTATAAGAAGATGACCCAGGCGGCCATCCTGATCCAGAGCAAGTTCCGAAGCTATTATGAACAGAAGCGGTTTCAGCAGAGCCGCCGGGCGGCGGTGCTCATCCAGCAGCACTACCGCTCCTACCGCCGCCGGCCTGGGCCTCCCCACCGGCCCACGGGCACTCTGCCTGCCCGCAATAA AGGCTCCTTTCTCACCAAGAAGCAGGACCAGGCAGCCCGGAAGATCATGAGATTCCTGCGGCGCTGCCGACACAG GATGAGGGAATTGAAGCAGAACCAGGAGCTGGAAGGGCTTCCCCAACCCGGACTGGCCACCTGA
- the CAMTA2 gene encoding calmodulin-binding transcription activator 2 isoform X7: MFHGIKWSCGNGTEEFSVEHLVQQILDTHPTKPAPRTHACLCSGGLGSGSLTHKCSSTKHRIISPKVEPRALTLTSVSHPHPPEPPPLIAPIPPELPKAHTSPSSSSSSSSSSGFAEPLEIRPSPPTSRGGSSRGGTAILLLTGLEQRTGGLTPTRHLAPQADPRPSMSLAVVVGSEPSAPAAPPSPAFDPDRFLNSPQRGQTYGGGQGVSPDFPEAEAAHTPCPALEPAAALEPQAAARDPPPQSGAGGRRGNCFFIQDDDSGEELKAPGAAAPVPSPPPSPPPSPAPLEPSGRVGRGEALFGGASGASELEPFSLSSFPDLMGELISDEAPSGPAPAPQLSPALSTITDFSPEWSYPEGGVKVLITGPWTEAAEHYSCVFDHIAVPASLVQPGVLRCYCPAHEVGLVSLQVAGREGPLSASVLFEYRARRFLSLPSTQLDWLSLDDNQFRMSILERLEQMEKRMAEIAAAGQAPCQGPDTPPIQDEGQGPGFEARVVVLVESMIPRSTWRGPERLAHGSPFRGMSLLHLAAAQGYARLIETLSQWRSVETGSLDLEQEVDPLNVDHFSCTPLMWACALGHLEAAVLLFRWNRQALSIPDSLGRLPLSVAHSRGHVRLARCLEELQRQEASAEPPLALSPPSSSPDTGLSSVSSPSELSDATFSVTSAYSSAPDGSPPPAPLPASEMTMEMVPGQLSSGAPEAPLFLMDYEATNPTGPPPSPPPLPPAPDGGAAPEEADSPPAVDVIPVDMISLAKQIIEATPERIKREDFVGLPEAGAPMRERTGAMGLSETMSWLASYLENVDHFPSSAPPSELPFERGRPAVPPAPSWAEFLSASASGKMESDFALLTLSDHEQRELYEAARVIQTAFRKYKGRRLKEQQEVAAAVIQRCYRKYKQFALYKKMTQAAILIQSKFRSYYEQKRFQQSRRAAVLIQQHYRSYRRRPGPPHRPTGTLPARNKGSFLTKKQDQAARKIMRFLRRCRHRMRELKQNQELEGLPQPGLAT; this comes from the exons ATGT TTCATGGCATCAAGTGGAGCTGTGGGAACGGGACAGAGGAGTTCTCTGTAGAACACCTGGTGCAGCAGATCCTGGATACCCACCCGACCAAGCCTGCACCCCGAACCCATGCGTGTCTCTGCAGTGGGGGCCTTG GTTCTGGGAGCCTTACCCACAAATGCAGCAGCACGAAACACCGCATCATCTCTCCCAAAGTGGAGCCCCGAGCTTTAACCCTGACTTCTgtctcccatccccatccccccgAGCCACCTCCACTGATAGCCCCAATCCCCCCAGAGCTCCCCAAGGCACATACCTCcccatcttcttcctcctcttcctcctcttcctctggcttTGCAGAACCCCTAGAGATTAGACCTAGCCCTCCCACCTCCCGAGGGGGTTCTTCGAGAGGAGGCACCGCTATCCTCCTGCTGACGGGACTGGAGCAGCGAACTGGGGGCTTGACGCCCACCAGGCACTTGGCTCCCCAGGCTGATCCTAGGCCTTCCATGAGCTTGGCTGTGGTTGTAGGCTCTGAGCCCTCTGCTCCAGcagctcctcccagccctgcctttgACCCTGATCGTTTTCTCAACAGCCCACAGAGGGGCCAGACAtatggaggggggcagggggtaaGCCCAGACTTCCCCGAGGCAGAGGCCGCCCATACCCCTTGTCCGGCCCTAGAGCCCGCTGCTGCCCTGGAGCCCCAGGCGGCGGCTCGGGATCCCCCTCCACAGTCCGGAGCAGGTGGGAGAAGAGGAAACTGCTTCTTCATTCAAGATGATGACAGTGGGGAGGAGCTCAAGGCCCCGGGGGCTGCTGCACCTGTACCTTCACCGcctccttcacccccaccctcacctgccCCCTTGGAGCCATCGGGCAGAGTAGGAAGAGGGGAGGCCTTGTTTGGAGGAGCTAGTGGGGCCAGTGAACTGGAGCccttcagtctttcatcattccCTGACCTCATGGGAGAACTCATCAGTGACGAAGCTCCGAgcggccccgccccagccccccagcTCTCTCCTGCTCTTAGCACCATCACAGACTTCTCCCCAGAGTGGTCCTACCCGGAG GGTGGGGTCAAGGTGCTCATCACAGGACCTTGGACAGAGGCCGCCGAGCATTACTCCTGCGTCTTTGATCACATCGCAGTGCCAGCCTCACTTGTCCAGCCTGGTGTCTTACGCTGCTACTGTCCCG CCCATGAGGTCGGGCTGGTGTCTTTGCAGGTGGCAGGGCGAGAGGGGCCCCTTTCTGCTTCTGTGCTCTTTGAGTATCGAGCCCGCCGATTCCTGTCACTGCCTAGTACTCAGCTTGACTGGCTGTCACTGGACG ACAACCAGTTCCGGATGTCCATCCTGGAGCGACTGGAGCAGATGGAGAAGCGGATGGCAGAGATAGCAGCAGCTGGGCAGGCCCCCTGCCAGGGTCCTGACACCCCTCCAATCCAG GATGAAGGCCAGGGTCCCGGGTTCGAGGCACGGGTGGTGGTCTTGGTAGAGAGCATGATCCCACGCTCCACCTGGAGGGGTCCGGAACGTCTGGCCCATGGAAGCCCCTTCCGGGGCATGAGCCTTCTGCACCTGGCCGCTGCCCAGGGCTACGCCCGCCTCATCGAGACCCTGAGCCAGTGGCG GAGCGTGGAGACCGGAAGCTTGGACTTAGAGCAAGAGGTTGACCCACTCAACGTGGACCATTTCTCTTGCACCCCTCTG ATGTGGGCTTGTGCCCTGGGCCACCTGGAGGCTGCCGTGCTCCTTTTCCGTTGGAACAGACAGGCGCTGAGCATTCCCGACTCTCTAGGCCGCCTGCCTCTCTCCGTGGCTCATTCCCGGGGTCACGTGCGCCTCGCCCGCTGCCTTGAGGAACTGCAGAGACAGGAAGCTTCAGCTGAGCCCCCACTTGCCCTGTcgcccccctcctccagcccagacACTG GTCTGAGCAGTGTCTCCTCGCCTTCGGAGCTATCAGATGCCACTTTCTCTGTCACGTCAGCCTATTCTAGTGCCCCGGATGGGAgtcctccccctgctcctctgCCAGCCTCTGAGATGACTATGGAGATGGTCCCAGGCCAGCTCTCCTCTGGTGCCCCAGAGGCCCCCCTATTCCTCATGGACTATGAAGCAACCAACCCCACAGggcccccaccctcaccacctcctctcccaccagCCCCAGATGGTGGGGCTGCTCCAGAGGAAGCTGACAGCCCGCCAGCTGTGGATGTGATCCCG GTGGACATGATCTCACTGGCCAAGCAGATCATCGAAGCCACACCAGAGCGGATTAAACGAGAAGACTTCGTTGGGCTGCCTGAGGCTGGAGCCCCCATGCGGGAGCGGACAGGGGCCATGGGGCTCAGCGAGACCATGTCCTGGCTGGCCAGCTACCTGGAGAATGTGGACCATTTCCCCAGCTCAGCCCCTCCCAG CGAACTGCCCTTTGAGCGGGGTCGCCCGGCTGTCCCTCCAGCACCTTCCTGGGCAGAGTTTCTCTCTGCATCTGCCAGTGGCAAGATGGAGAGCGATTTTGCCCTGCTGACCCTATCAGATCATGAGCAGCGGGAACTGTACGAGGCAGCCCGAGTCATCCAGACAGCCTTCCGAAAGTACAAG GGCCGGCGGCTGAAGGAGCAGCAGGAGGTAGCAGCAGCTGTGATCCAGCGCTGTTACCGGAAGTACAAGCAG ttCGCACTCTATAAGAAGATGACCCAGGCGGCCATCCTGATCCAGAGCAAGTTCCGAAGCTATTATGAACAGAAGCGGTTTCAGCAGAGCCGCCGGGCGGCGGTGCTCATCCAGCAGCACTACCGCTCCTACCGCCGCCGGCCTGGGCCTCCCCACCGGCCCACGGGCACTCTGCCTGCCCGCAATAA AGGCTCCTTTCTCACCAAGAAGCAGGACCAGGCAGCCCGGAAGATCATGAGATTCCTGCGGCGCTGCCGACACAG GATGAGGGAATTGAAGCAGAACCAGGAGCTGGAAGGGCTTCCCCAACCCGGACTGGCCACCTGA